From a single Sinorhizobium sp. RAC02 genomic region:
- a CDS encoding acyl-CoA dehydrogenase family protein gives MTRDTEQKFSDLNQPPLWSGINAYRSDPLLVDATDAMPKGLRDEFDAIGRYVTSPEAQELARMANVGVPQLRTHGPRGERLDVVDFHPAWHALMRRSMATGLHSSLWENVPDEQGRAHKARAVRFYLTAQLECGHLCPLTMTSASVAALSASPQVQREWGLKILSRKYDSTNKPAMQKSAVTIGMGMTEKQGGTDVRANTSSAERVGEGIYRLTGHKWFMSAPMSDGFVMLAQTREGIGCFLVPRLLEDGVSNGLRFQRLKDKIGNRSNASSEVEFTDTFGFLLGKPDAGVRTILDMVTLTRLDCALASSGIMRASLAEAVHHTRGRNVFGKPLVAQPIMTRVLADMALDVAGATALSFRLAEAFDKARDSAEDAAYARIMTPVTKYWCCKIAPALIYEAMECIGGSGYVEERPIARHYREAPVNAIWEGSGNVMALDLMRVISRGRDLFEMLFAGLARDLGPAGKKTVDVLRAALSLCERDEGAARMLVEQLALAAAAAELYRAGAGRVADAFLETRLASGWRSTYGMLDSRFDSAYIVDLLYPPAR, from the coding sequence ATGACTCGCGACACCGAACAGAAATTTTCCGATCTCAACCAGCCGCCGCTCTGGTCGGGCATCAATGCCTATCGTTCCGACCCGCTGCTGGTCGACGCAACCGACGCGATGCCGAAGGGCCTGCGCGACGAGTTCGATGCGATCGGCCGCTACGTGACCTCGCCGGAAGCGCAGGAACTCGCCCGCATGGCGAATGTCGGCGTGCCGCAGTTGCGCACCCATGGTCCGCGCGGCGAGCGGCTCGACGTCGTCGATTTCCACCCCGCCTGGCACGCGCTGATGCGCCGCTCCATGGCGACAGGCCTGCATTCCTCGTTGTGGGAGAACGTGCCGGACGAGCAGGGCAGGGCGCACAAGGCGCGTGCGGTGCGTTTCTATCTGACGGCGCAGCTCGAATGCGGTCATCTCTGCCCTCTGACGATGACCAGTGCCTCGGTCGCAGCCCTTTCGGCCTCGCCGCAGGTGCAGCGCGAATGGGGCCTGAAAATCCTGTCACGCAAATACGATTCGACCAACAAGCCCGCCATGCAGAAGAGTGCCGTCACCATCGGCATGGGCATGACGGAAAAACAGGGCGGCACCGATGTGCGCGCCAACACGTCGTCCGCCGAGCGGGTCGGCGAAGGTATTTACCGGCTGACCGGCCACAAATGGTTCATGTCCGCGCCGATGAGCGACGGTTTCGTCATGCTGGCGCAGACCCGCGAGGGCATCGGCTGCTTCCTCGTGCCGCGCCTCCTGGAGGACGGCGTTTCCAACGGCCTGCGTTTCCAGCGCCTGAAGGACAAGATCGGCAACCGCTCGAATGCATCTTCGGAAGTCGAGTTCACCGATACGTTCGGCTTCCTGCTCGGAAAGCCGGACGCGGGTGTGCGCACCATCCTCGACATGGTGACGTTGACGCGGCTCGATTGCGCGCTGGCGTCGTCGGGTATCATGCGCGCTTCGCTGGCGGAGGCCGTGCATCACACCCGCGGCCGCAATGTCTTCGGCAAGCCGCTCGTTGCCCAGCCGATCATGACGCGTGTGCTCGCCGACATGGCGCTCGACGTCGCGGGTGCCACGGCGCTTTCCTTCCGCTTAGCGGAGGCCTTCGACAAGGCGCGCGACAGCGCCGAAGACGCCGCCTATGCCCGCATCATGACGCCCGTCACGAAATACTGGTGCTGCAAGATCGCGCCGGCGCTGATCTATGAGGCGATGGAATGCATCGGCGGCAGCGGTTATGTCGAGGAGCGCCCGATCGCCCGACATTACCGCGAGGCGCCGGTCAATGCGATCTGGGAAGGTTCGGGCAATGTCATGGCGCTCGATCTGATGCGCGTGATCAGCCGGGGCAGGGACCTGTTCGAAATGCTGTTTGCCGGCCTTGCCCGCGATCTCGGCCCGGCCGGCAAGAAGACGGTGGACGTGCTGCGCGCTGCCCTGTCGCTCTGCGAGCGGGACGAGGGCGCCGCCCGCATGCTCGTCGAGCAGCTGGCACTTGCCGCCGCGGCTGCGGAACTTTACCGCGCCGGTGCCGGCCGCGTGGCCGATGCCTTCCTGGAAACGCGCCTCGCCTCCGGCTGGCGCTCGACCTACGGCATGCTCGATTCGCGTTTCGATTCGGCCTACATCGTCGACCTGCTCTATCCGCCGGCGAGATAG
- a CDS encoding aspartate carbamoyltransferase catalytic subunit, whose translation MDFFPHRHLLGIKGLTEQDITLLLDRADEAVKISRQREKKTSTLRGLTQINLFFEASTRTQSSFELAGKRLGADVMNMSVSNSSVKKGETLIDTAMTLNAMHPDVLVVRHSSAGAAALLAQKVSCAVVNAGDGQHEHPTQALLDALTIRRAKGKLSRIIVAICGDVLHSRVARSNILLLNAMGARVRVVAPATLLPSGIADMGCEVYHSMAEGLKDADVVMMLRLQRERMSGAFVPSVREYFHYYGLDAEKLKAAKDDALVMHPGPMNRGVEIASEIADGPQSVIEQQVEMGVAVRMAVMETLLLSQNQGPRA comes from the coding sequence ATGGACTTCTTTCCGCATCGCCACCTTCTCGGCATCAAGGGTTTGACCGAGCAGGATATCACCCTGCTGCTCGACCGCGCCGACGAGGCGGTAAAAATCTCCCGCCAGCGGGAAAAGAAAACGTCGACGCTGCGCGGCCTGACGCAGATCAATCTCTTCTTCGAAGCCTCCACCCGCACGCAATCCTCCTTCGAGCTTGCCGGCAAACGGCTGGGCGCCGACGTGATGAACATGTCGGTCAGCAATTCATCGGTGAAAAAAGGCGAAACGCTGATCGACACCGCGATGACGCTGAACGCCATGCACCCGGATGTACTGGTGGTGCGCCACTCCTCCGCCGGTGCAGCCGCTCTTCTGGCGCAAAAGGTCTCCTGCGCGGTGGTAAATGCCGGCGACGGCCAGCATGAGCATCCGACGCAGGCTCTGCTCGACGCGCTCACCATCCGCCGGGCCAAGGGCAAGCTGTCGCGCATTATCGTCGCGATCTGCGGCGATGTGCTGCATTCACGTGTCGCACGCTCGAACATCCTGCTGCTCAACGCCATGGGTGCCCGGGTGCGTGTCGTCGCACCCGCAACGCTTCTGCCCTCCGGCATCGCCGACATGGGCTGCGAGGTCTACCATTCCATGGCGGAAGGCCTGAAGGATGCGGATGTCGTGATGATGCTGCGCCTGCAGCGCGAACGCATGTCCGGTGCCTTCGTGCCCTCGGTGCGCGAATACTTCCACTATTATGGTCTTGATGCAGAAAAGCTGAAGGCCGCGAAAGACGACGCGCTCGTCATGCATCCAGGCCCGATGAACCGCGGCGTCGAGATCGCCTCGGAAATCGCCGACGGGCCGCAGAGCGTCATCGAGCAGCAGGTGGAGATGGGCGTCGCCGTCCGCATGGCCGTGATGGAAACACTCCTTCTTTCGCAGAACCAGGGACCCCGCGCATGA
- a CDS encoding dihydroorotase — MTRTTVLKNLRILDPSRNIDENGSIVIDNGRIAAIGSGAQNQGAPEGAAVVDGRGLIAAPGLVDARVFVGEPGGEHRETIESASRAAAAGGVTTFITMPDTDPVIDDIALVEFVLKNARDKAIVNIHPAAALTKGLHGEEMTEFGLLQAAGAVAFTNGRNPMHNAQVLRRALTYAREFGSVIALETRDKYLGAGGVMNEGLLASWLGLSGTPREAELIPLERDLRIAGLTRGKYHAAQISVPESAEAVKTARERGANVTCGISINHLTLNENDIGEYRTFFKLSPPLRGEDDRKAMVDALARGDIDIIVSSHDPQDVDTKRLPFADAADGAIGLETMLAAALRLHHSGEVPLMRLIDALSTRPAKTFGLDAGTLAVGASADIVIIDPDEPWLATKDRFVSRSKNTPFEDARFTGRAVSTYVAGKRVHSLD; from the coding sequence ATGACCCGCACGACCGTCCTCAAGAACCTCCGCATCCTCGACCCGTCGCGCAACATCGACGAAAACGGCTCGATCGTCATCGACAACGGGCGGATCGCCGCCATCGGCAGCGGCGCACAGAACCAGGGCGCGCCGGAAGGCGCTGCGGTTGTCGATGGCCGCGGCCTGATTGCAGCCCCCGGCCTGGTCGATGCGCGCGTCTTCGTCGGCGAACCGGGCGGCGAACACCGCGAGACGATCGAATCCGCGTCGCGCGCCGCCGCCGCCGGTGGTGTCACGACCTTCATCACCATGCCGGATACCGATCCCGTCATCGACGATATCGCGCTGGTCGAGTTCGTGCTGAAAAACGCCCGCGACAAGGCGATCGTTAACATTCATCCCGCTGCGGCGCTCACCAAGGGGCTGCACGGCGAGGAGATGACCGAATTCGGCCTGCTCCAGGCTGCTGGCGCCGTTGCCTTCACCAATGGCCGCAACCCGATGCACAATGCGCAGGTGCTGCGCCGTGCGTTGACCTATGCGCGCGAATTCGGCAGCGTTATCGCGCTCGAGACCCGCGACAAATATCTCGGTGCCGGCGGCGTGATGAACGAGGGCCTGCTGGCAAGCTGGCTCGGCCTTTCCGGCACACCGCGCGAGGCAGAATTGATCCCGCTCGAACGGGATCTGCGCATTGCCGGCCTGACGCGCGGAAAATACCATGCGGCGCAAATCTCCGTGCCGGAATCGGCGGAAGCGGTGAAAACCGCCCGCGAGCGTGGCGCGAACGTCACCTGTGGCATCTCGATCAACCACCTGACGCTGAACGAGAACGACATCGGCGAATACCGCACCTTCTTCAAGCTCTCACCGCCGTTGCGCGGCGAGGACGACCGCAAGGCGATGGTGGATGCGCTGGCGCGCGGCGATATCGACATCATCGTCTCCTCGCACGATCCGCAGGACGTCGATACCAAGCGCCTGCCCTTCGCGGATGCGGCGGATGGCGCGATCGGGCTCGAGACCATGCTGGCAGCGGCGCTGAGGCTGCATCACAGCGGTGAAGTGCCGCTGATGCGGCTGATCGATGCGCTATCAACCCGTCCGGCCAAAACCTTCGGCCTCGACGCCGGGACCCTTGCCGTGGGCGCATCCGCCGACATCGTCATCATCGATCCCGACGAGCCCTGGCTTGCCACCAAGGACCGCTTCGTTTCGCGCTCGAAGAACACGCCGTTCGAAGATGCCCGCTTTACGGGGCGCGCGGTTAGCACCTATGTTGCCGGAAAACGGGTGCATTCGTTGGACTGA
- the plsY gene encoding glycerol-3-phosphate 1-O-acyltransferase PlsY — protein MFTWQLGTLPTLAALAFGYLLGSIPFGLILTRMAGLGDVRQIGSGNIGATNVLRTGNKKLAAATLLLDALKGTAAAAIASRWGLDAGIAAGFAAFMGHLFPVWLGFKGGKGVATYVGLLLGLVPVMLAVFAAVWIGLAYLTRYSSLSALVATAVSPVVLWFLGHEKVALLFLVLTVITWWKHRANISRLMSGTESKIGSKG, from the coding sequence ATCTTCACCTGGCAGCTCGGCACGTTGCCGACGCTTGCCGCCCTTGCCTTCGGTTATCTGCTCGGCTCCATCCCCTTCGGCCTCATCCTCACCCGCATGGCGGGGCTCGGCGACGTGCGCCAGATCGGCTCCGGCAATATCGGCGCGACGAACGTGCTGCGCACCGGCAACAAGAAGCTCGCGGCGGCAACCCTGCTGCTTGACGCGCTGAAAGGAACGGCCGCTGCCGCCATCGCCTCGCGCTGGGGGCTCGATGCGGGCATCGCCGCCGGCTTTGCGGCCTTCATGGGGCACCTCTTCCCCGTCTGGCTCGGCTTCAAGGGCGGCAAGGGCGTTGCGACCTATGTCGGCCTGCTGCTCGGGCTCGTGCCCGTCATGCTCGCCGTGTTCGCCGCAGTCTGGATCGGCCTTGCTTATCTCACCCGCTATTCGTCGCTCTCGGCCCTGGTTGCAACTGCGGTATCGCCGGTTGTATTGTGGTTTCTCGGTCACGAGAAGGTGGCGCTGCTCTTCCTGGTCTTGACCGTCATCACCTGGTGGAAACACCGCGCCAACATCAGCCGCCTGATGAGCGGCACCGAGAGCAAGATCGGCAGCAAGGGATAG
- the dprA gene encoding DNA-processing protein DprA, whose translation MDDRSAGTRGIALTERQRIAWLRLIRSDNVGPATFRDLINHFGSAETALDMLPELSRRGGASRVIRVASKAEAERELEIADRHGAAFIGIGEPDYPPLLRQIAGAPPLLAVKGNRKVATAPAVGIVGARNASISGMKFAGMLAREIGRVGYTIVSGLARGIDTAAHRASLDTGTIAAMAGGLDKPYPPENIGLLDELTAGAGLAVSEMPFGWEPRARDFPRRNRLIAGMSLGLVVVEAAVRSGSLITARNAADFGRLVFAVPGSPLDPRCEGTNGLLKDGATIITTPEDVLEGLRPLSEPDLFTQQSGAGEPADDGSPGLRLPPSDGERERIAEALSQVPAEIDEIIRHTGVGASAVYLVLLELDLAGRLERHADGRVSMAPD comes from the coding sequence ATGGACGACCGCAGCGCAGGGACCCGGGGAATTGCGCTGACGGAAAGACAGAGGATCGCCTGGCTGCGGCTGATCCGCAGCGACAATGTCGGCCCGGCCACCTTTCGCGACCTGATCAACCACTTCGGCAGCGCCGAAACGGCGCTGGACATGCTGCCGGAACTTTCGCGCCGCGGCGGCGCGTCGCGCGTCATCCGCGTTGCCAGCAAGGCCGAGGCCGAACGCGAACTGGAAATTGCCGACCGGCACGGCGCGGCCTTCATCGGCATCGGTGAACCGGACTACCCACCGCTGCTGCGCCAGATTGCCGGAGCCCCGCCGTTGCTGGCCGTCAAAGGCAACCGCAAGGTCGCGACGGCACCGGCCGTTGGCATTGTCGGCGCGCGTAACGCCTCGATCTCCGGCATGAAGTTCGCCGGCATGCTGGCGCGGGAGATTGGTCGCGTGGGCTATACGATCGTCTCGGGCCTTGCCCGTGGCATCGATACCGCCGCTCACCGCGCAAGCCTCGACACCGGCACCATCGCCGCCATGGCCGGTGGCCTCGATAAACCCTACCCGCCGGAAAACATCGGGCTGCTCGACGAACTCACGGCCGGCGCGGGTCTTGCGGTGAGTGAAATGCCGTTTGGCTGGGAACCCCGCGCGCGGGATTTTCCACGCCGCAACCGGCTGATTGCCGGCATGTCGCTCGGTCTCGTCGTGGTGGAGGCGGCGGTGCGCTCCGGCTCGCTGATTACCGCACGCAATGCAGCGGATTTCGGCCGGCTGGTGTTTGCAGTGCCCGGCTCGCCGCTCGACCCGCGCTGCGAGGGCACGAACGGCCTGCTCAAGGACGGTGCGACGATCATCACCACGCCGGAGGATGTGCTGGAAGGCCTGCGGCCACTCTCGGAGCCGGACCTCTTCACGCAACAGTCTGGCGCCGGCGAGCCTGCGGACGATGGGTCACCCGGTCTGCGGTTACCGCCGAGCGATGGCGAACGGGAGCGGATTGCGGAGGCCTTGAGCCAAGTGCCGGCCGAGATCGACGAAATCATCCGGCACACCGGTGTCGGAGCGTCGGCCGTCTACCTCGTCCTTCTAGAACTTGATCTTGCCGGTCGACTTGAGCGGCATGCCGATGGCCGGGTCTCGATGGCCCCGGATTGA
- the topA gene encoding type I DNA topoisomerase, producing the protein MTVVVVESPAKAKTINKYLGPGYTVLASFGHVRDLPAKDGSVRPDEDFEMSWEVDSASAKRMKDIADAVKASDGLILATDPDREGEAISWHVLDVLKKKKVLGDKPVKRVVFNAITKSAVLEAMRNPRDIDTPLVDAYLARRALDYLVGFNLSPILWRKLPGARSAGRVQSVALRLVCDRESEIERFVSEEYWNLSALLKTPRGDEFEARLVSAEGKRLQARSIGNGEEANNLKALLDGAAYRVESVEAKPTKRNPGPPFTTSTLQQAASSKLGFSASRTMQVAQKLYEGIDIGGETVGLITYMRTDGVQMAPEAIDAARRAVGEQFGARYVPEKARFYSTKAKNAQEAHEAIRPTSFDRTPDQVKRFLDPDQLRLYDLVWKRGIASQMASAEIERTTVEIEADNGGRKAGLRATGSVIRFDGFIAAYTDQKEDGEQSDDGDEDSRLPEINAQEIVAKQKVNATQHFTEPPPRYSEATLIKKMEELGIGRPSTYAATLATLRDREYILIDKRKLIPETKGRLVTAFLESFFTRYVEYDFTADLEEKLDKISAGELDWKQVLRDFWKDFFAQIEETKELRVTNVLDALNEELAPLVFPKREDGSDPRICQVCGTGKLSLKLGKFGAFVGCSNYPDCNFTRQLSADNGSDAEANASNEPQSLGKDPHTGEEITLRSGRFGPYVQRGDGKEAKRSSLPKGWTPASIDHEKALALLSLPRDIGQHPESGKMISAGLGRYGPFLLHDGGYANLETVEDVFSIGLNRAVTVIADKASKGPGGRSRGTPAALKTLGDHPDGGPITVRDGKYGPYVNWGKVNATLPKGKEADSVTMEEALVLIAEKAGKTPAKGKAKAAKTTKAKADGAKAAKPKAKAAAKPKTAAKAKKA; encoded by the coding sequence ATGACAGTTGTAGTTGTGGAATCGCCTGCGAAGGCCAAGACGATCAACAAGTATCTTGGCCCTGGCTACACCGTGCTCGCCTCCTTCGGCCACGTGCGCGACCTGCCCGCCAAGGACGGCTCCGTGCGCCCCGACGAGGACTTCGAAATGTCCTGGGAAGTGGACAGCGCCTCGGCCAAGCGCATGAAGGACATCGCCGACGCGGTCAAAGCCTCCGACGGCCTCATCCTCGCGACCGACCCGGATCGCGAAGGTGAAGCGATTTCCTGGCATGTGCTCGATGTTCTCAAGAAGAAGAAGGTGCTCGGCGACAAGCCGGTCAAGCGCGTCGTCTTCAACGCAATCACCAAGTCGGCCGTGCTCGAAGCCATGCGCAACCCGCGCGATATCGACACGCCTCTCGTGGATGCCTATCTCGCCCGCCGTGCGCTCGACTATCTCGTCGGCTTCAACCTGTCGCCGATCCTCTGGCGCAAGCTGCCCGGCGCGCGGTCGGCCGGCCGGGTGCAGTCGGTGGCACTTCGCCTGGTCTGTGATCGCGAATCCGAAATCGAGCGTTTCGTCTCGGAAGAATACTGGAACCTCTCCGCCCTCCTGAAGACACCGCGCGGCGACGAGTTCGAAGCCCGCCTCGTTTCCGCCGAGGGCAAGCGCCTGCAGGCGCGATCAATCGGCAACGGCGAAGAGGCGAACAACCTCAAGGCGCTGCTCGACGGTGCTGCCTACCGCGTCGAAAGCGTCGAGGCGAAACCGACCAAGCGCAACCCGGGTCCGCCCTTCACGACCTCCACCCTGCAGCAGGCCGCATCCTCCAAGCTTGGCTTCTCGGCCTCGCGCACCATGCAGGTGGCGCAGAAGCTTTATGAAGGTATCGACATCGGCGGCGAGACGGTCGGTCTGATCACCTATATGCGTACCGACGGCGTGCAGATGGCGCCGGAGGCGATCGACGCTGCCCGGCGCGCCGTCGGCGAGCAGTTCGGCGCGCGCTACGTGCCGGAAAAGGCCCGTTTCTATTCCACCAAGGCGAAGAACGCCCAGGAAGCGCACGAAGCGATCCGCCCGACCTCCTTCGACCGTACGCCGGACCAGGTGAAGCGTTTCCTCGATCCCGACCAGCTGCGGCTCTATGACCTCGTCTGGAAGCGCGGCATCGCCAGCCAGATGGCATCCGCCGAGATCGAGCGCACGACGGTCGAAATCGAAGCCGACAATGGCGGCCGCAAGGCGGGCCTGCGCGCCACCGGCTCGGTCATCCGTTTCGACGGCTTTATTGCCGCCTATACCGACCAGAAGGAAGACGGCGAACAGTCGGACGACGGTGACGAAGATAGCCGCCTGCCGGAAATCAACGCCCAGGAGATCGTCGCCAAGCAGAAGGTGAATGCCACGCAGCACTTCACCGAACCGCCGCCGCGCTACTCCGAAGCGACGCTGATCAAGAAGATGGAAGAGCTCGGTATCGGTCGCCCGTCGACCTATGCCGCGACGCTCGCCACGCTGCGTGACCGCGAATATATCCTCATCGACAAGCGCAAGCTGATCCCGGAAACCAAGGGCCGCCTCGTCACGGCCTTCCTGGAAAGCTTCTTCACGCGCTATGTCGAATATGACTTCACGGCGGATCTCGAGGAAAAGCTCGACAAGATCTCGGCCGGCGAACTCGACTGGAAGCAGGTTCTCCGCGATTTCTGGAAGGATTTCTTTGCCCAGATCGAGGAAACCAAGGAACTGCGCGTCACCAATGTTCTCGACGCGCTGAACGAGGAACTGGCACCGCTCGTCTTCCCGAAGCGCGAGGACGGCAGCGATCCGCGCATCTGCCAGGTCTGCGGCACTGGCAAACTCTCGCTGAAGCTTGGAAAATTCGGCGCCTTCGTCGGCTGCTCGAACTATCCGGACTGCAACTTCACCCGCCAACTTTCCGCCGATAACGGTTCGGATGCGGAGGCAAACGCGTCCAACGAGCCGCAGAGCCTCGGCAAGGACCCGCATACCGGCGAAGAGATCACACTGCGCTCCGGCCGCTTTGGCCCTTACGTGCAGCGCGGCGACGGCAAGGAGGCGAAGCGTTCGAGCCTGCCCAAGGGCTGGACGCCGGCAAGCATCGACCATGAGAAGGCGCTCGCTTTGCTTTCGCTGCCGCGCGATATCGGCCAGCACCCCGAGAGCGGTAAGATGATTTCCGCCGGCCTCGGCCGCTACGGTCCGTTCCTGCTGCACGACGGTGGCTATGCCAACCTGGAAACCGTCGAGGATGTGTTCTCGATCGGCCTCAACCGCGCCGTGACCGTCATCGCCGACAAGGCATCGAAGGGCCCCGGCGGGCGTTCGCGCGGCACGCCGGCGGCGCTGAAAACGCTGGGCGACCATCCGGATGGCGGCCCCATAACGGTTCGCGACGGCAAGTATGGCCCCTATGTGAACTGGGGCAAGGTGAATGCGACCCTGCCGAAGGGCAAGGAAGCCGACAGCGTCACGATGGAAGAGGCGCTCGTGCTGATCGCCGAAAAAGCCGGCAAGACGCCAGCCAAGGGCAAGGCCAAGGCGGCCAAGACCACGAAGGCGAAGGCCGACGGTGCCAAGGCTGCAAAGCCGAAGGCAAAGGCAGCCGCCAAGCCAAAGACTGCAGCCAAGGCAAAGAAGGCCTGA
- the rnr gene encoding ribonuclease R, whose translation MTREPRSRAGHVKRPGRAGRDVPPADNTPIIHGVIPPRDVLLRFIADHPEQASKREIAKAFGLKGEARVELKALLKSFEEDGFLEKRRKSLVRPGALPPVAVLDITTRDVDGELIGRPAEWLDDAGVAPAVLIRQSSGARKDKAPVAGLGDRVLAKIFPAKERGGPAYTARIIKVLDKRKNSGMGVFRVMPGGGGRIMPIDRRGEEMDVDAEFTAGAKDGDLVELDVVRMGRFGLARAQIKSVIGSVASEKAISMIAIHAHGIPHIFPDAVIREAESAGPATMAHREDWRGLPLITIDPADAKDHDDAVYAEPDPSPDNPGGVIVTVAIADVSYYVRPKSALDREALKRGNSVYFPDRVVPMLPERISNDLCSLKEGVDRPALAVRMVFSHEGRKASHTFHRIMMKSAAKLSYQQAQAAIDGAPDDKTGPILDTILKPLWEAYRIMTVGRNRRQPLELDMPERKILLKDDGTVDRVFVPPRLDAHKLIEEMMIQANVAAAETLEKKKQVLIYRVHDTPSLAKQEALREFLQTLDISLVKGGNLRSNHFNGILAKAQDKPFQQMVNQMVLRSQSQAIYSPENIGHFGLNLLKYAHFTSPIRRYADLIVHRALVGSLGFGEGGITPDEEAVLDDIAAEISTFERRAMAAERDTVDRLIAHHLAGRIGEEFDGRVSGVTKAGLFVTLPEYGADGFVPISMLGRDYFIYDEAHQALSGEKTGLGYRLGDTVRVRLAEAVPLAGSLRFDMLSEGRKMPTAVRSFHKSGRRKGSEPRRQPGTRPPRGRR comes from the coding sequence ATGACCAGGGAACCACGCAGCCGGGCAGGACACGTCAAGCGGCCCGGTCGCGCGGGCCGTGACGTGCCGCCGGCAGACAATACGCCGATCATCCACGGCGTCATTCCGCCGCGTGACGTGCTGCTGCGCTTCATCGCGGACCACCCGGAACAGGCGTCCAAGCGCGAGATCGCCAAGGCCTTCGGGCTGAAGGGCGAGGCGCGCGTCGAGCTGAAGGCCCTGCTCAAGTCCTTCGAGGAAGACGGTTTTCTGGAAAAGCGCCGCAAGTCGCTGGTGCGGCCCGGCGCCCTGCCCCCCGTTGCCGTGCTCGACATCACCACGCGCGACGTGGACGGCGAGTTGATCGGTCGCCCGGCAGAGTGGCTCGACGATGCCGGCGTCGCGCCCGCCGTGCTGATCCGCCAGTCGAGCGGCGCTCGCAAGGACAAGGCGCCGGTCGCCGGCCTCGGCGACCGCGTGCTCGCCAAAATCTTCCCGGCGAAGGAGCGTGGCGGTCCGGCCTATACGGCGCGGATCATCAAGGTTCTCGACAAGAGGAAGAACTCCGGCATGGGCGTGTTCCGCGTCATGCCGGGCGGCGGCGGGCGCATCATGCCGATCGATCGCCGCGGCGAGGAGATGGATGTCGATGCCGAGTTCACGGCGGGCGCCAAGGATGGCGACCTCGTGGAACTCGATGTCGTGCGCATGGGCCGTTTCGGCCTGGCGCGCGCGCAGATCAAGAGTGTGATCGGCTCAGTCGCCTCGGAAAAGGCGATCTCGATGATCGCCATCCACGCCCACGGCATTCCACACATCTTCCCTGACGCGGTCATCCGCGAGGCTGAGTCTGCCGGCCCGGCTACGATGGCGCACCGCGAGGACTGGCGCGGCCTCCCCCTCATCACCATCGACCCGGCCGATGCCAAGGACCATGACGACGCGGTCTATGCCGAGCCGGATCCGTCGCCGGACAATCCGGGCGGCGTCATCGTCACCGTGGCGATTGCCGATGTCAGCTATTATGTGCGCCCGAAGTCGGCGCTCGACCGCGAGGCGCTGAAGCGCGGCAATTCGGTCTATTTCCCCGACCGCGTCGTACCCATGCTGCCGGAGCGCATCTCCAACGACCTCTGCTCGCTGAAGGAAGGCGTCGACCGTCCCGCACTTGCCGTGCGCATGGTCTTTTCCCACGAGGGCCGCAAGGCGAGCCACACCTTCCACCGCATCATGATGAAGAGTGCGGCCAAACTCTCCTACCAGCAGGCGCAGGCGGCCATCGACGGCGCACCGGACGACAAGACCGGCCCCATCCTCGACACGATCCTGAAGCCGCTCTGGGAAGCCTACCGCATCATGACGGTTGGCCGGAACCGCCGCCAGCCGCTTGAACTCGACATGCCGGAGCGCAAGATCCTGCTGAAAGACGACGGCACCGTCGATCGGGTCTTCGTGCCGCCGCGGCTCGATGCGCACAAGCTCATCGAAGAGATGATGATCCAGGCGAATGTCGCCGCCGCCGAGACGCTGGAGAAGAAGAAGCAGGTCCTGATCTACCGCGTGCACGATACGCCGTCGCTCGCCAAGCAGGAGGCGCTGCGCGAGTTCCTGCAGACGCTCGACATCTCGCTGGTCAAGGGCGGCAACCTGCGCTCCAACCATTTCAACGGCATCCTTGCCAAGGCTCAGGACAAGCCGTTCCAGCAGATGGTCAACCAGATGGTGCTGCGCTCACAGAGCCAGGCGATCTACAGCCCGGAGAATATCGGCCATTTCGGTCTGAACCTGCTGAAATACGCCCACTTCACCTCGCCGATCCGCCGCTATGCGGACCTGATCGTGCACCGGGCGCTGGTGGGTTCGCTCGGGTTCGGCGAAGGCGGCATCACGCCGGATGAAGAAGCTGTGCTCGACGATATCGCTGCCGAAATCTCGACCTTCGAGCGCCGCGCTATGGCGGCCGAGCGTGACACGGTCGACCGGCTGATCGCCCATCACCTCGCCGGCCGCATCGGCGAAGAGTTCGACGGCCGGGTTTCGGGCGTCACCAAGGCGGGACTATTTGTCACCCTGCCGGAGTATGGCGCCGACGGGTTCGTGCCTATATCTATGCTGGGACGCGACTACTTTATCTACGACGAGGCCCATCAGGCGCTGTCCGGTGAAAAAACCGGGCTTGGCTACCGCCTCGGGGATACGGTGCGCGTGAGGCTCGCGGAAGCGGTGCCGCTCGCCGGATCGCTCCGGTTCGACATGTTGAGCGAAGGACGCAAGATGCCGACGGCAGTGCGCTCTTTCCACAAGTCGGGCCGGCGCAAGGGCAGCGAACCACGGCGCCAGCCAGGGACCCGCCCTCCCCGCGGGAGACGCTAG